The DNA region TGAGACGGCGGCGAGGGGCTTCGGGTGGGATCATGGATCATTTCACTCGGAGCGGCCTTTCAGCGGGGCTGCACTGAGGCCCTGTTAGTCTCAACCAAGCCAGCATTCCCTGAGTGGTGGACGTTCGTCTCATGGCCTCGCTGACAAGTTCGGTTCCGCCCCCTCCTTTTCGCCCGGTAAAGCTGGTGATCTGCAGCCTCAAGCAAGCCGTCGTAGTCATGCCCTTGTGTGGAATGACAGATGCCCGCACTGGCGGTCACCTCAATGGCTACCCCGTCCTGGGTAACACTTGCTGTTGCGATGGACTTCCTCAAACGCTCTGTCGCTTCGAACGCTTGATCAGCCTCCACGTCGGAAAGGATCACAGCGAACTCCTCTCCACCTATGCGAGCAACAAAATCACCATTGCTGATCCCCTGAAGGAGAAGAGCGGCAATTCTTCTCAGCACGACATCTCCTGCGGCATGACCATGCCGGTCGTTGACCCTCTTGAAGTGGTCGATGTCGAACAGCACCAGAGCGAACTGGCTGGAGCCGGCCTCCAGCTTGCTTCGAAGATACGCATCGAAAGCCCGGCGGTTGCTGAGTCCAGTCAGCGGATCCATCATCGCGGCCCGCCGCAAATCGTCGGCAGCACGCTCCGAAGCCAGCGAGAGCACGAGAAGAGTGCCGGTGGCGAGGTGGAAGAGGGCTACAATGAGGTGCACCTCCAGGAGGGTGTCGTACGGAATGTAGCTGCTGATCTGATCTGCGGCGGCGATGCCTTGGAGGGCCCGGGCGCCAAACGAGATCGCCATAAATAGATAGGCGCCGATCAGACCAATTCGGGACAGGAGCCCGTCATGGCGGTCACGCCAGAACTCGTAGGCCACAAGGAAGGCTTGGGCAGTCAGCACAACATTGGCCGCTGAATAGTTGGCGGCGCGGTCTGATGAGAGCAGCGCGAGGACAATGAAGGCAGGAGCCGGCGCCCACACCATCATATTCTGAACGGATCGTCCGCTAAACTGTCGAGCTGCGGCAAGACGGAGGCTGAACCCCGCAATCAGGAGCGCATCCGGCCAAACCGCCAAATGCGGGGGTAGATCTGGTGCGGTGAGATAGAGGACCAGCCCAGCCGCAAGAGCGAAGTTGGCAGCGATCCAGCTCAGCCAATGGCGGTCTGCTGGAGAGCGTAACCACACCCCCATATAGGCTGCGACCGATACGAGCAGGATGACAATGTTCGCCACGAACAAGGTCGAGTTGTCCAGCCCCATGGTCGCCTCCCGGTAGTCAATTCGGAGCCCATAGTCGAGCGGGAAGGTTATTATAGTGCTTCTCAACCTGCATCCGTCCGGCATGGGTGCCCCCTCAATCGTGGAAAGTGCTTAGGACTTCGTAACCTTGCTCCCGCATGTGCTTCACAAGGCCAGCCATGCTGCTGCGCAACCCAGAGCCTCTTCTACCGTTCTCCCAGAAGGAGGATGCCATGGAGGTAGGCAGAGATACTGCCCAGCGAGCGGGTACCGGGAATCAGGAGAATTCAGGAGCAGGCAGGTCAATGCTGCCGAGTGGCCTCTATGGCGTGCGCTTCAGGTACCAAGGCAAACAAGCTTCGGGCGTTGTGACCATAACAGGCGACAGCTTCGCTGGCGGTGACAGCGGCATGGCGTACCATGGCAAACTCATCCGAAGTGGCGGGCAGCTCAGAGCCAAAGTGACGACGCTCCGGCACACCGATACCGGCGGTGTTGCCCTTCTGGGGAGCGATAATTTGGAGTTAGT from Devosia sp. RR2S18 includes:
- a CDS encoding GGDEF domain-containing protein, whose translation is MRSTIITFPLDYGLRIDYREATMGLDNSTLFVANIVILLVSVAAYMGVWLRSPADRHWLSWIAANFALAAGLVLYLTAPDLPPHLAVWPDALLIAGFSLRLAAARQFSGRSVQNMMVWAPAPAFIVLALLSSDRAANYSAANVVLTAQAFLVAYEFWRDRHDGLLSRIGLIGAYLFMAISFGARALQGIAAADQISSYIPYDTLLEVHLIVALFHLATGTLLVLSLASERAADDLRRAAMMDPLTGLSNRRAFDAYLRSKLEAGSSQFALVLFDIDHFKRVNDRHGHAAGDVVLRRIAALLLQGISNGDFVARIGGEEFAVILSDVEADQAFEATERLRKSIATASVTQDGVAIEVTASAGICHSTQGHDYDGLLEAADHQLYRAKRRGRNRTCQRGHETNVHHSGNAGLVETNRASVQPR